Part of the Pseudomonadota bacterium genome is shown below.
GAACATGATGCAAGCTGCTGCCGCCTTTATGGGCCAAAAGATTATTGAACATGTGAAGCAAGAGGGAAAAATAACGGTATTGGGCGCGCCAACTGGCACTTTTCCCACCAAAGATGGTTCAATAAACTTAAGTGCGAGAGAACCGGATAAATTTCACGCATTATGCCAACTTCTAGAGAAGCCCGAATTAGAGCAGGACCCCCGCTTCAATGAGTGGGATAAGCGAATAGCAAATGTCGATGAGTTGACTGCGATCATTTCCGAGACAACAAGCACTAAGTCAAATGCCTATTGGATAAAAGAACTCGACAAACTCGATATAATTAACAGTCCCACCGCTACGTTTGATGATTTTCTTAATCATCCCCAAACAAAGGCTTCTGATTATATCAATTGGGTCAACCACGAATCTCTTGGCAATATTCCTATGGCGACCATACCGGGCCATCCACCATTCACAGACGGGACCCAGGCGCACGCGCCGCATCTTGGAGAACATTCTAAGCAAATACTTTCTGAGTATGGCTATAGTACAAATGAAATCGAAGGCTTCTTGAAAGCGGGTAGTGCTATACAATACGCAGAAAGATAATCGAACCCGAGAACAAAGCAAGACAATAAAAACACTTAAACGCGCATGCGCTGCATAGTTAGGGCTATACAGTCCAGTCACGCAACCATTAAGTTAACACTAATTCGATGTGCCTGCATGCACTGCAGCCTCACGACCGGCAATGCGTCCGAATGTGGCCCCAGCCATCAATCCTGTGCCAGATGCATACCCATGAAAATATAGTCCTCCGACCATTTCACCAGCTGCGTATAAACCCTTTATCACAGAACCGTCAGCCCTCTCGACCTCTGTTCGGCCAGAAACCTTAACACCACCAAAAGTAAATGTAACACCCGCAGTGACAGCATATGCATCAAATGGCGGTTCATCTATCGGATTAGCCCAGTTGCTTTTGTCAATGGAAAGCCCCTCGGTGCATCTGCCATCATGAACGTTTGGATCAAAAGGAATATCGGTACGGCATGCTGCGTTAAACTCTTCAATCGTTTTGACCATTCGAGCCGCGTCCATGCCTTCTATCTTACCTGCTAGTTCCTCAATAGAATCAGCAGAATATTTGGTTAAGAACCGACAACGGTATTCTGAGCGGAGAAGATGCTGGACTTTGGCATCAAAAATTTGGAAGGCACACATTCCGGGCTGCTTCAGTATTTCACCACCGTAACGTGCATAAACATAAGAGTGAAAATCTTCTCCCTCATCACGAAAGCGTTCCCCCTTCGAATTAAGCACTACGGCAAAAGGCACGTTATGTTTCTGAAATTGGTCCCCAATAGTTATATCCCCGTAAGGGGGTGCGTTCAGATCCCACGCCACCGCGTGGGCACCTGAAAAATGACCGTAAGGCATAGCTCCTAGATCAAGTGCCATCTGAAGTCCCGCGCCGTTGTTGTAAGCTGTGCCTCGAACCTTTGCTAAATCCCATCCCGGCCCAAGATAACGAGCTCTCATTTCTGCGTTACTCTCGAAACTACCACAAGCTAAAATAACGGACTTCGCCGCAATATCATGTTCCTGACCCTGATAACGAACACGCACCCCATGGACACCCTTACCCTCGTCATGGAGAAGCCCTATTGCTGTGCACTCATATAAAACATCGACACCGATCTTACTCATTTGTTCGTGCCAATTTTTCACTAATTGCTCGCCACCACCATTAATGCGTAAAGCTAACCCCCCCCAAAACCGAAATTTT
Proteins encoded:
- the tcuA gene encoding FAD-dependent tricarballylate dehydrogenase TcuA, whose amino-acid sequence is MANIIRSNVDVIVVGAGNAACASAASAVENGSSVVMIETAPEDMRGGNSAFTGGAFRFSHNGVDDLMDLCPSLADEDLENIDFGTYTHEQYYDDIFRMTQYRADGDMCEILVTNSYETAKWMTTYGVDLIPAMGRQAFKVDGKFRFWGGLALRINGGGEQLVKNWHEQMSKIGVDVLYECTAIGLLHDEGKGVHGVRVRYQGQEHDIAAKSVILACGSFESNAEMRARYLGPGWDLAKVRGTAYNNGAGLQMALDLGAMPYGHFSGAHAVAWDLNAPPYGDITIGDQFQKHNVPFAVVLNSKGERFRDEGEDFHSYVYARYGGEILKQPGMCAFQIFDAKVQHLLRSEYRCRFLTKYSADSIEELAGKIEGMDAARMVKTIEEFNAACRTDIPFDPNVHDGRCTEGLSIDKSNWANPIDEPPFDAYAVTAGVTFTFGGVKVSGRTEVERADGSVIKGLYAAGEMVGGLYFHGYASGTGLMAGATFGRIAGREAAVHAGTSN